In a genomic window of Alcanivorax sp.:
- a CDS encoding hemerythrin domain-containing protein — protein sequence MTHKTHTLRHHPLPEDIRERLYGPAREQWRDHPHYLISNARALQRNHRNLKRQARQYHGALTHVLELAEADRKTEANRRLLTTIGNHGHNLLKNLHSHHGFEDSSVFPVLRQHHPRLAAGFDVLEQDHLVLDALLDDIDQQLNHFPALATDPRKLDIAHRQAADLEALLHRHMDDEEDIIVPIYLLYM from the coding sequence ATGACCCACAAGACTCACACCCTACGTCACCACCCGCTGCCCGAGGATATCCGCGAACGGCTGTACGGCCCGGCGCGGGAGCAGTGGCGGGACCATCCCCATTACCTGATCAGCAATGCCCGGGCCCTGCAACGCAACCACCGCAACCTGAAGCGCCAGGCCCGGCAGTATCATGGTGCTCTCACCCATGTCCTGGAGCTGGCTGAGGCGGATCGGAAGACAGAGGCCAACCGTCGCCTGCTCACCACTATCGGCAACCACGGCCACAACCTGCTGAAAAACCTGCACAGCCATCATGGCTTCGAGGACAGCAGTGTATTCCCGGTATTACGTCAGCATCACCCACGGCTGGCGGCCGGTTTCGACGTGCTGGAACAGGATCACCTGGTACTGGATGCCCTGCTGGATGATATAGACCAGCAGCTCAATCACTTCCCGGCGCTGGCGACTGACCCGAGGAAACTGGACATTGCGCACCGGCAAGCGGCAGATCTTGAGGCATTGCTGCACCGGCATATGGACGACGAGGAAGACATAATTGTGCCTATCTATTTGTTGTATATGTGA
- a CDS encoding glycine zipper 2TM domain-containing protein, with product MKSAAVAALSIAGAVAIAGVGYGAYQAMTPATSGYAEVVNVDPIVKTWQEPREVCQQVTVQRKKPVKDEHRVTGSVVGAVVGGVIGHQFGGGSGKDAATAGGAIVGGVAGNQIQKGMQDKNTYTTTEQRCNTVMEDKSRTEGYDVTYVFNDQEETIRMDKKPGERLRIEEGQVVTQ from the coding sequence ATGAAAAGTGCAGCAGTTGCCGCCCTCAGTATCGCAGGGGCCGTGGCCATCGCCGGCGTCGGCTACGGTGCCTACCAGGCCATGACCCCGGCCACCTCAGGCTATGCCGAAGTGGTGAATGTGGACCCGATTGTGAAAACCTGGCAGGAACCCCGCGAGGTCTGTCAGCAAGTGACCGTGCAGCGCAAGAAGCCGGTCAAGGATGAACACCGCGTAACCGGTAGTGTGGTCGGTGCCGTGGTCGGCGGCGTGATCGGCCATCAGTTCGGCGGCGGCAGTGGCAAGGACGCCGCCACAGCAGGTGGTGCCATTGTCGGTGGTGTAGCCGGTAACCAGATCCAGAAAGGGATGCAGGATAAAAACACCTACACCACCACGGAACAGCGCTGTAACACGGTGATGGAAGACAAGAGTCGTACTGAAGGTTATGACGTGACCTACGTCTTCAATGATCAGGAAGAAACCATTCGCATGGACAAGAAGCCCGGCGAACGGTTGCGCATCGAAGAGGGGCAAGTGGTTACCCAGTAA
- the gltS gene encoding sodium/glutamate symporter: protein MQFSAMETLMVALLVLGAGQWIVHKVELLSRLNMPEPVVGGLLATIVVTAMQLSGISLTFDESIKTPAMLFFFGAVGLAADFRLLRRGGWAMLLFAVLVIVLVALQDLVGVMMAKLMGLDAWYGLIGGSVTMTGGHGTGAAWAGVFERDFGLTGVSELAAASATFGLIFGALLGGPLAMFLIRRYRLAAPAHGAAVEDVDHDEAETPRPISAASVIRIMMLLSVGVVVGTVAAEEFASVFRLPTFVWVLFVCIVLGNTARRLWQVNDATIDVVGNTALGIFLAITLMSLQLLQLVDLALPMLAMLVVQVGLALAFITLVTFRMMGRNYDSAVLCAGHCGFAMGATPTAVANIQAVTQHHGPSPLAFIIVPVVGGFIVDIANATIIQTFVSVLSG, encoded by the coding sequence ATGCAGTTTTCCGCCATGGAAACCCTGATGGTCGCATTGCTGGTGCTGGGCGCCGGTCAGTGGATAGTGCACAAGGTCGAGCTGCTGTCTCGGTTGAATATGCCCGAGCCGGTGGTGGGTGGTTTGCTGGCCACCATTGTGGTGACGGCCATGCAGCTTTCCGGTATCAGCCTGACCTTTGATGAGAGTATCAAGACGCCGGCCATGTTGTTTTTCTTTGGTGCCGTGGGGCTGGCCGCGGACTTTCGTCTGTTGCGCCGGGGCGGCTGGGCCATGCTGCTGTTCGCGGTGCTGGTGATCGTGCTGGTGGCCCTGCAGGATCTGGTCGGCGTGATGATGGCCAAGCTGATGGGGCTGGATGCCTGGTATGGCCTGATTGGCGGCTCGGTGACCATGACCGGTGGCCACGGTACCGGTGCCGCCTGGGCGGGCGTTTTCGAGCGGGATTTCGGCCTTACCGGTGTCAGTGAGCTGGCGGCGGCTTCCGCCACCTTCGGGCTCATATTCGGGGCGCTGCTGGGCGGGCCACTGGCCATGTTCCTGATTCGCCGCTACCGGCTTGCCGCACCGGCCCACGGCGCGGCGGTGGAGGATGTGGATCACGACGAAGCGGAAACGCCGCGGCCCATCTCTGCCGCCAGCGTGATCCGCATCATGATGTTGCTGTCGGTGGGCGTGGTGGTCGGCACCGTGGCGGCAGAAGAATTTGCTTCCGTGTTCCGGTTACCCACCTTTGTGTGGGTGCTGTTTGTCTGCATCGTACTCGGCAATACGGCCCGGCGCCTGTGGCAGGTCAACGATGCCACCATCGACGTGGTGGGCAACACGGCGCTGGGGATTTTCCTGGCGATCACGCTGATGAGCCTGCAGTTGTTACAGCTGGTGGACCTGGCCCTGCCCATGCTTGCCATGCTGGTGGTGCAGGTGGGGCTGGCGCTGGCGTTCATTACCCTGGTGACCTTCCGGATGATGGGGCGCAACTATGATTCGGCAGTGCTCTGTGCCGGTCACTGCGGCTTTGCCATGGGCGCTACGCCTACGGCAGTGGCTAACATCCAGGCGGTCACCCAGCACCATGGGCCGTCCCCGCTGGCATTCATCATTGTGCCGGTAGTAGGGGGCTTTATCGTGGATATTGCCAACGCGACGATCATCCAGACGTTCGTGTCGGTGCTGTCGGGTTGA
- the nth gene encoding endonuclease III: MNREKRTEIFTRLRDQNPHPTTELEYSSDFELLVAVVLSAQATDVGVNKATARLYPVANTPETIFALGVDGLKEYIKTIGLFNSKAENIIQLCKILVEQHDSQVPRTREELEALPGVGRKTANVVLNTAFGLPTMAVDTHIFRVSNRTRIAPGKNVLEVEKRLVRLVPEEFLRDTHHWLILHGRYVCTARKPKCGECLIADLCEFPASQRPA, encoded by the coding sequence ATGAATCGCGAGAAACGAACTGAAATCTTTACCCGTCTGCGGGACCAGAACCCCCACCCCACCACCGAGCTGGAATACAGCAGCGATTTCGAGTTGCTGGTGGCCGTGGTGCTGTCTGCCCAGGCCACGGACGTGGGCGTGAACAAGGCCACCGCCAGGCTCTACCCGGTGGCCAATACACCGGAGACGATCTTCGCCCTGGGGGTCGACGGGCTTAAAGAGTACATCAAGACCATCGGCCTGTTTAATTCCAAGGCCGAAAACATCATTCAGCTGTGTAAAATCCTCGTCGAGCAGCACGACAGCCAGGTGCCACGGACCCGCGAGGAGCTGGAAGCGCTGCCCGGCGTTGGTCGCAAGACGGCCAATGTGGTGCTCAATACCGCCTTTGGTCTGCCCACCATGGCGGTGGACACCCACATCTTCCGGGTCTCCAACCGCACCCGCATCGCCCCGGGCAAGAATGTGCTGGAAGTGGAAAAGCGTTTAGTGCGGCTGGTGCCGGAGGAATTCCTGCGCGATACCCACCACTGGTTGATCCTGCACGGTCGCTATGTGTGCACCGCCCGCAAGCCCAAGTGTGGCGAGTGCCTGATCGCTGATCTGTGCGAGTTCCCAGCGAGCCAGCGGCCTGCATAG
- a CDS encoding DUF3617 domain-containing protein: protein MKHTLLLATLLGLCAPVMASDLKPGLWQINTTMEGDNLPPQMRAHTQQECLTPDQAEDVVSALQESWNADECDLGKVDRSGDNLTWEARCDQNGMQSTMKGSVTLHNDTHYTSTIHMTMPGNKMVSKSEGKWASSDCPE from the coding sequence ATGAAACACACCCTCCTGCTGGCAACGCTGCTGGGCCTGTGCGCGCCGGTTATGGCCAGCGATCTGAAACCCGGCCTGTGGCAGATCAATACCACCATGGAAGGCGACAACCTGCCGCCTCAGATGCGTGCGCATACCCAGCAGGAGTGCCTCACACCTGACCAGGCCGAAGACGTGGTCAGCGCCCTGCAGGAGAGCTGGAACGCGGATGAATGTGATCTGGGTAAGGTGGATCGCAGCGGTGACAACCTGACCTGGGAAGCCCGTTGTGACCAGAACGGCATGCAGAGCACCATGAAAGGCTCGGTAACCCTGCACAACGATACCCATTACACCAGCACCATCCACATGACCATGCCGGGCAACAAGATGGTGTCGAAGAGTGAAGGAAAATGGGCCAGTTCGGATTGCCCTGAGTAG
- a CDS encoding dienelactone hydrolase family protein: MSNQPVGIPIPGGHTMRARWLRPKTANPHKAAVIAIHDIFGYTEDIERIAQRLSDNGYPVLVPDLYDLPGSKALCVVKTLKAHETGKGQTFEQLEACREWLLNQGEEAVTQVGVMGFCMGGRFAVLYASQAPVQVVAPFYGGIPKNVKEVTGICPAVGGWGRTDMIYGDHGDRLAKHMEALGVPHDIKTYEGVGHSFMNDHQTFTFKKLGPLPPLRSKFDAGAAEDSWQRVLAFFEKVFAGKI, encoded by the coding sequence ATGTCCAACCAACCTGTAGGCATTCCCATTCCCGGCGGTCACACCATGCGTGCCCGTTGGCTGCGCCCCAAGACGGCCAATCCTCACAAGGCGGCGGTGATCGCTATTCATGACATCTTTGGCTATACCGAGGACATCGAGCGCATTGCCCAGCGGCTGTCGGATAACGGTTATCCGGTGCTGGTACCGGATCTCTATGATCTGCCTGGCAGTAAGGCCCTGTGTGTGGTGAAAACCCTGAAGGCCCATGAAACCGGCAAGGGCCAGACCTTCGAGCAGCTGGAAGCCTGCCGGGAATGGTTGCTCAATCAGGGCGAAGAGGCGGTGACCCAGGTGGGTGTCATGGGCTTCTGCATGGGCGGCCGCTTTGCGGTGCTCTACGCCAGCCAGGCACCGGTGCAGGTGGTAGCTCCTTTCTATGGTGGGATCCCGAAAAACGTCAAAGAAGTGACCGGTATCTGTCCGGCGGTGGGGGGCTGGGGTCGCACGGACATGATCTACGGTGATCATGGTGATCGTCTGGCAAAACACATGGAGGCGCTGGGCGTGCCCCACGATATCAAGACCTACGAGGGGGTGGGCCATTCCTTTATGAACGACCACCAAACCTTCACATTCAAGAAACTGGGGCCGCTACCGCCATTGCGCTCAAAATTCGATGCGGGCGCGGCAGAAGACAGTTGGCAGCGCGTGCTGGCCTTTTTCGAAAAGGTGTTTGCCGGAAAGATCTGA
- a CDS encoding DUF1330 domain-containing protein encodes MSEKPVVDPNPQRLPEIMASLPDDTPIVMLNLLRFNDIARYKDGEADYSGREAYQKYSDVAFGKVRGVGGELVWKGKALAGVIAPEGEKWDDVLLVRYPSKQAFASMLADPEYRDATKHRTAALQEARLVAMQEG; translated from the coding sequence AACGCTTGCCCGAGATTATGGCATCCCTGCCGGACGATACCCCCATCGTCATGCTCAACCTGCTGCGCTTTAACGACATTGCACGCTACAAGGATGGCGAAGCGGATTACAGCGGTCGCGAGGCGTACCAGAAATACTCCGACGTGGCTTTCGGCAAGGTGCGTGGGGTAGGCGGTGAGTTGGTCTGGAAGGGCAAGGCCCTGGCGGGCGTGATTGCCCCGGAAGGAGAGAAATGGGACGACGTGTTGCTGGTCCGCTACCCCTCCAAACAGGCATTCGCCTCCATGCTGGCCGACCCGGAATACCGGGACGCCACCAAACACCGCACCGCCGCCCTGCAGGAAGCGCGGCTGGTGGCCATGCAGGAAGGGTGA